Genomic window (Streptomyces cadmiisoli):
GGCGGAGCCGGGCGACCGCGTCGGCGTCGCGGGCGGGGACGTGATCGGCGAGGTCTTCGGCACCGCTGGTGGTGCGCAGGCCGGCCGTCTCGAAGCTGTCCTTGATCGTGAGGGGAAGGCCGTCGAGGATGCCCGCGCTCTCGTTGCGAGCGCGGCGTTCGTCGGCCGCGTGCGCGGCGGCTCGGGCCGCGCTGTCGTCGCGGGTGATGACGGCGTTGATCTGGCTGGCGTCTATCTGGGCGAGGTGCAGGTCGAGCAGTTCGCGGCTGGAGATCTCGCCGCGGTCCAGAGCCTGGAGCTGGACGTGGGCGGGCTGTTGGGTGAGGTCGTTCGTCATGCGGAGACTCGCTCAAGGTGGGGGGCTCGTGCGGGCTGGCGGGGCAGGTGGCGCGCGACGTCGAGGAGAGCGTCGATGTCGTCCATGGGCCCGGTGGTCTGGCGTTCGAAGTCGGCGAACTCGGTGAGCTGGTCGGGCTCCGGGCGGGCGCCGGCGGCCCTGGCGGCGATTCCGGCGAGGATCTGATCCGCCGTGACGGCCGCGGACAGATTCTTTCCGTGAAGCCCTCGGGCCCGGTGACGGGCTTCGCTGGCCTCGCGGACGGCGGCGTCGAGGTACTGGCGGATCACGAACCGGCCGTCCCGGATCTCGACGGCTCGGCGGTAGAGCCGGATCGAGATGCGACGGAAGCGGCGCCGCTGGGCCGGGTCGACCCTGTCGATCGGCAGTTCGATCTCGGGTGCCTCGCTGTAGAAGGCCAGCCATAGGGGGCGCAGGCCGTAGTAGCTGCGGTACTGCTTGATCCGGTACCGGACGCTCTGGGCCTGGTCGCTGATCGTGGGCACGAGCCAGCCGATCAGCGTGAGCATGGCGCCGACATCGCCGCAGGTCCAGGCAAAGCTTTCCCATTCCGCGAGGGAGGTGTCGAAGGCGCCGGCGATCACGTTGCCGATGCGGACGGCGCTGTATCCGAGGGTGACGGTCGCGCCGAGGGCGACGATGCGCAGGCCGACGCGGACGGACCCGCGAGTGCTGCGGCGGGCCAGGCGCCAGCAGGCGCGGGCGAGGAAGACTTCGCCGATGGTGTAGGCCGTGACGTACAGGGTGAGGTACGCGGCGTACCAGTCGTCGTGCGCGTAGTAGAGCGTGAAGTCGATCGGGTGCGGCGCGTTGGGCGTCAGCAGGGCGAACAGCACCAGCAGCCCGGCGATCACCGCGAAGCCGGCCCAGAGCCAGCGGCGACTAAGCAGGCTGGCTACCTTGGGCGGGGATCCCCAGTAGGTGAGGACCACCTGTTGGCAGGCCAGGAGCGCGACCACGCAGCCCTGCGCGAGGGGAGCGGATATGTTGACGGTGCCGAGCACGCGGTCGAGGTAGTTCCACATCGGCGTGATGGAGAACAGGAACGAGAGCCCTGACAGCAGGAAGACAGCGGCCAGCGCGGCGGAGGCGGGGTCGCGGCGCCGGGTGGGCACGTCCCGCAGGAGGCAGAGGAAGCCGAGCATCGCGACGACGAGGCTGATCGGGTGGAGCAGGTCCTTCACGGCCGGGCCTCCCGTCGGCGCAGCAGCGTGTGCGTCACCCGATCCTGCACTTCGTCCCCGGAGGGCTCGTCGCTGCGCAACCACCGGTCGATGATCCGGCGCTGGAGCAGCGATGCTAGGAGTTCGGTGTCTCGCTCCTCGTCCTCGTCGTACTTGGTGCGCCCCAACATCATCTGCACGGTGGCCGGGTCCACGCTGGTGATGAAGGCCGGAGCCAGCGCGGAGACCGGTCGGTTCTCGTGGTGGCCGAGCAATAGGTGGCTGAACTCGTGGGCGATGATGTGATCCTGGTGCAGGACACTGGTCCACGGGTCGTAGAAAACGTGGACGGCACTCTCTGTAACGGCACATGCCCCGCACACCGAGGGCGCCTGCTCCCGGGGCTCTAGGACCACCGTCCGTCCCGTGCGGCGAGAGACCTCGTCGCTGAGGTCGCGGATGTTGGTGACGTGCGGGAGCTTCAGCTCGGCCAAGAGGTCAGGCCGGCGCAGCCTACGTGCAGACCACATTGCTTTCCTTGATCATTACTGAACTGCGGACGTTTACGCGCCAGTTGAGGGCGGCAGCCCCTCGGATTTTCGCACGCTCTCAACGATCCCCAGGACGGCATCCTTTCCGTCTGCGGAGACGTCGGATAGGCGAAGAAGAACGTTCTTGATCTTCGCGTCGCGAAGCAGCGCGAGCAACTCAAGTTCCTGAACGGTCTTTTCGGCGACGGCATCGTCGAACCAATAGGCGGGATCCACGCCGAAGAACCCTGCGAGCGCTTCGAGGTGACGCTTCGTCGGGTTATCGCGCTGCCCGGTCCGCAAGAGCCACAGGTACTGCCCCGACAGCTTGCCCAGCCCTCGCTTCTCCATCAGTTCGGCCACTTCAGCGTTGCTGTAAGGGCCGCGATCGGGCGGGTGCACAGTGTCGAACAGGCGGTTTAGACGATCCATGAGCCCCTTGGGGCTCACCTGACCTTCGGCCACTCTTTCATGATCCTTTCCAGGACGGGTTCGTCGTAACTTCAGCCACCCTACCCCGCCATAAACACCAGTTTGACGCGCCGATCACACGTGTGGAAAGTTCTTCTTCACCAGCACGTTTCC
Coding sequences:
- a CDS encoding MAB_1171c family putative transporter → MKDLLHPISLVVAMLGFLCLLRDVPTRRRDPASAALAAVFLLSGLSFLFSITPMWNYLDRVLGTVNISAPLAQGCVVALLACQQVVLTYWGSPPKVASLLSRRWLWAGFAVIAGLLVLFALLTPNAPHPIDFTLYYAHDDWYAAYLTLYVTAYTIGEVFLARACWRLARRSTRGSVRVGLRIVALGATVTLGYSAVRIGNVIAGAFDTSLAEWESFAWTCGDVGAMLTLIGWLVPTISDQAQSVRYRIKQYRSYYGLRPLWLAFYSEAPEIELPIDRVDPAQRRRFRRISIRLYRRAVEIRDGRFVIRQYLDAAVREASEARHRARGLHGKNLSAAVTADQILAGIAARAAGARPEPDQLTEFADFERQTTGPMDDIDALLDVARHLPRQPARAPHLERVSA
- a CDS encoding XRE family transcriptional regulator, whose product is MAEGQVSPKGLMDRLNRLFDTVHPPDRGPYSNAEVAELMEKRGLGKLSGQYLWLLRTGQRDNPTKRHLEALAGFFGVDPAYWFDDAVAEKTVQELELLALLRDAKIKNVLLRLSDVSADGKDAVLGIVESVRKSEGLPPSTGA